The following coding sequences are from one Carassius auratus strain Wakin chromosome 47, ASM336829v1, whole genome shotgun sequence window:
- the LOC113065059 gene encoding MAPK regulated corepressor interacting protein 2-like: MMYTITRGPSKFVTQRRTGPTQQIESKATDLKPKQSHWLVPDSPAPKIVFHRLNGKRFHRSTSPKGENTSDGFTPAHEENVRFVYEAWQEVEQKLGEGSQPENGKGLVQYAERSPNPGMKNFVPIDLEEWWAKRFLANIANLS; this comes from the exons ATGATGTACACAATAACCAGAGGTCCCAGCAAATTTGTTACACAACGGAGAACAG GGCCTACGCAACAGATTGAGAGCAAAGCGACCGACCTGAAACCGAAGCAAAGCCACTGGCTCGTACCGGA TTCACCAGCGCCTAAGATTGTATTTCACCGGCTGAACGGAAAGCGGTTCCACAGATCAACCTCTCCGAAAGGCGAAAACACCAGTGATGGATTCACCCCAGCACACGAGGAAAATGTTCGGTTTGTTTACGAGG CTTGGCAGGAGGTGGAACAGAAGCTCGGAGAGGGATCCCAGCCTGAGAACGGGAAAGGCCTGGTTCAGTACGCGGAGAGAAGCCCCAATCCCGGCATGAAGA ATTTTGTGCCTATTGATCTCGAGGAGTGGTGGGCCAAGCGTTTCCTGGCCAACATTGCCAACCTGTCATGA
- the LOC113065057 gene encoding structure-specific endonuclease subunit SLX4-like, with protein MNDSDQDFTDLCSRLLKRVRKRGAGASGDEKRSAVKGEEPSSSSSQRNPPKRRKRTKDAAQTETKSQISGRTRAEESGDVSQRAPEGSGDVSQRAPEGSGTGSVTEAVIRRMQRFKRASPERLLHAETNQPSSTESDGNHPSTVRIQHTETVGDDEALALRLQQELDCEARAAGDVEDEALFFCQLCQKDLSAMSPPLRTQHINRCLDASESSAPSASHHSHPRPRVPECPICGKSFKSEKSRSVHLKRCSTNLGVKPNDLLQALRRQAAERASDNTTDQSKLIGSATTTQRDGMPLKKRSRRKAQKLDEDTMVALALSRSILEQEMEKERELEEEREILAQLSSPPGTGAPVLQWKPGAGKGRGKRRKGASPVHPPLLLIQDPQTALNRLQERVSSLLLRSRPPSPPTPTLPPSALPLHPHAPLWDKSALHGGGPDSVSEFYTSELSKFIQPWVAPEWEKVKSLESTPNKKPPAVTLEADPVQEKLSDQSPAQHQTQRPPTPCSGTPGSQALQDLMELAEEGMTLTQYRYTTYTTAEDKSARDNAVNDLPSSGFVPETNGNKTSKKTSVYVSKLASDLSSMVNNPQLSDVQLQVDSGDVFFTHSFMLYTRCPLLANMVHDSGFGVQEEGMPVSQRVLLGNVLGEAVLALLQYLYTAHCPLTHTLLPHIQELADRFGLVELQQQCKGYSGSVEENPRDESEGLFPVPEPHLGDREDPNLAESNFLELLQSMWQHGDSEEEDDFKETAGEERDLEEEQERGDGEKEDRVDEEELDEIYVFAATQRKMETMLETETEEEEGGANTSLGDEKKDEGKEKKETECLLEKSAGSCYSNKQGVDGTEGAMVTSPTENPKNPNSETERVCLVPELDENRDSDASLDKSYDCLFSQSVGEYMEPSQTQASCSQKQCHKPSSTLQQNTPTSFRPSCVNEVIDLSISPPPSSGVSGKTSFPIPGVSPVPHEGEDTGKSPPRRDSSGCQGIENPPSPPESQSKQVELIVLSDSGDEMDVDNGDQNAATTTRALTPPSPFESSPELPQRTTSYACEVKDNSFKESGSQGHAGKQVDASKLMETDIEAKSDRSEHCSPGVANESVFDGSAEVSWLIPATPVPSTRCSSAQTCISMRRTQLFPKSSSSSSSSSVSESLKPASSASSSTSCLKEKPATLSKLHKSYRSPSKERQSIDTDRSPGYQRAPHHLRLSQVSSTDVSDGSNIGIIMGHPIQGVPKPSSSTPLHSDSSLQRQIPFCSPMVDDCEVGLRNCRGSSRSFGRKGKVDLVSLQLSSPGKTPEKQQSGPLQQGCSSPAPNSPRYILPESLKESGNDGIERMELGENPNQSVEELVDIAVHSSCDLDDTRRGVREENPSQSVDEVVDIAGNSFCVMDEPPIAFDDSWGLDGGVGSQKPCFSLRLDSSGGTVSPPGLEGKGTTSTSPLATGVCKKTPDPSPGPFNHSLPDPDMWDDWEEEEVAPLPLSQRLTAPSAKRVAELKTPVASRKRNEGPLVPITPMPGFSDMDTPELKNRLNRFGVRPLPKKLMVRKLKEIHQYTHQLQSSESEEEVSGPRHPPSASNSQSAPLAFKQPTAPPAVSPVKLPPSEDDEPLSASQNSNTSSTAESERSNPELCVSEDDDSDSEGITASQAVVREKDKLLEVRQFILSDPKLYARVLQYQPLSLAELRSGLKAAGIRLAAAKLLDFLDSQCITFSTAKQGQNASSRRKRRVKTTTSGAAAGRGRKKASKPSGGIA; from the exons ATGAACGACTCGGACCAGGACTTCACAGACCTCTGCTCTCGTCTCCTCAAAAGAGTGAGgaagagaggagcaggagcatcTGGAGATGAAAAGAGATCAGCAGTCAAGGGTGAGGAGCCATCGTCCTCCTCTTCCCAGAGAAACCCCCCAAAGAGGAGAAAGAGGACTAAGGATGCTGCTCAAACTGAAACTAAGAGTCAGATCAGTGGCAGGACTCGGGCTGAAGAGTCTGGAGATGTGTCCCAGCGCGCTCCTGAAGGGTCTGGAGATGTGTCCCAGCGCGCTCCTGAAGGGTCTGGCACAGGGTCAGTCACAGAAGCAGTGATCCGGAGGATGCAGCGGTTTAAGAGAGCCAGTCCAGAGAGACTCCTGCATGCAGAGACCAACCAACCCTCAAGCACAGAGTCTGATGGAAACCATCCCTCCACTGTCAGGATCCAGCACACAG AAACTGTGGGTGATGATGAAGCCCTGGCTCTTCGGCTTCAGCAGGAGTTGGATTGTGAGGCTCGGGCCGCTGGAGACGTGGAAGATGAAGCGTTGTTCTTCTGCCAGCTCTGTCAGAAAGATCTGTCAGCCATGAGCCCCCCGCTGCGCACTCAGCACATCAACAG ATGTCTGGATGCCAGTGAGAGCAGCGCTCCTTCAGCATCCCATCATTCACACCCTAGACCACGGGTCCCAGAGTGTCCCatttgtggaaagagttttaaatCAGAAAAGAGCCGCTCTGTCCACTTAAAGCGCTGCTCAACCAATTTAGGCGTGAAACCTAATGATCTTCTCCAGGCTCTGAGGAGACAGGCCGCTGAGAGAGCGAGCGACAACACCACCGACCAATC AAAGCTAATAGGTAGTGCTACGACAACTCAGAGGGATGGCATGCCTTTGAAAAAGAGATCCAGGAGGAAAGCCCAGAAGCTGGATGAGGACACCATGGTGGCGCTGGCTCTGTCCCGCTCTATACTCGAGCAGGAAATGGAGAAGGAGCGAGAGCTGGAGGAGGAGAGGGAGATTCTGGCTCAGCTCTCCAGTCCTCCTGGGACAGGGGCTCCTGTCTTACAGTGGAAACCTGGTGCAG GTAAGGGTCGCGGGAAGAGAAGGAAGGGTGCGTCTCCTGTCCACCCACCACTTCTCCTCATTCAGGACCCTCAGACAGCACTGAACCGTCTACAGGAGCGGGTTTCATCTCTCCTGCTTCGTTCCAGACCCCCCTCTCCGCCAACACCAACCCTGCCCCCCTCCGCCCTTCCTCTTCATCCCCATGCCCCCCTCTGGGACAAAAGTGCTCTTCACGGAGGAGGACCAGATTCAGTTTCAGAGTTCTACACCTCTGAACTAAGCAAATTCATTCAGCCATGGGTTGCACCGGAG TGGGAAAAGGTCAAGTCTCTTGAATCAACTCCAAACAAGAAACCTCCAGCTGTGACCTTAGAGGCTGATCCAGTCCAGGAAAAGCTTTCTGATCAGAGCCCAGCACAACACCAAACCCAACGACCTCCCACCCCTTGTTCGGGTACACCAGGCTCCCAGGCTCTGCAGGACCTGATGGAGCTCGCAGAGGAAGGCATGACCCTCACCCAGTATAGATACACAACATATACGACCGCAGAGGACAAGTCAG CTAGGGACAACGCTGTGAATGACCTTCCCTCAAGTGGATTTGTTCCAGAGACAAATGGCAACAAGACGTCTAAGAAAACCTCA gtgTACGTTTCAAAGCTGGCATCAGATCTGAGCAGCATGGTGAACAACCCTCAACTCAGTGATGTGCAGTTACAGGTGGACAGTGGGGATGTGTTCTTCACACACTCGTTTATGCTGTACACACGATGTCCCCTGCTGGCCAATATG GTTCATGACTCAGGGTTTGGCGTTCAGGAGGAGGGTATGCCTGTCTCTCAGAGGGTGTTGTTGGGTAATGTGCTTGGGGAGGCAGTACTGGCCCTCCTGCAGTATCTTTACACAGCACACTGTCCTCTAACACACACTCTGCTACCCCACATACAGGAGCTGGCTGATAG ATTTGGTTTGGTTGAGCTGCAGCAGCAGTGTAAGGGATACTCTGGAAGTGTAGAGGAAAACCCAAGAGATGAATCTGAAGGTTTGTTTCCAGTACCTGAGCCTCATCTCGGGGACCGAGAAGACCCGAACTTGGCAGAAAGCAACTTCTTGGAGCTCCTCCAGTCAATGTGGCAGCATGGGGACAGCGAAGAAGAGGATGACTTCAAAGAAACTGCTGGAGAGGAAAGAGACCTGGAAGAGGAGCAAGAGCGAGGAGACGGAGAGAAAGAGGACCGGGTGGATGAGGAAGAGCTTGATGAGATCTATGTGTTTGCAGCGACACAAAGGAAGATGGAGACAATGTTGGAGACTGAGACCGAGGAAGAGGAGGGAGGTGCAAATACGTCCCTTGGAGATGAGAAGAAGGATGAAGGGAAGGAGAAAAAAGAGACAGAATGCCTTTTAGAGAAATCTGCCGGcagttgctatagtaacaaacaAGGTGTGGATGGGACGGAGGGTGCCATGGTAACAAGTCCAACAGAAAACCCTAAAAACCCCAATTCAGAGACTGAGAGAGTTTGTTTGGTTCCAGAGCTAGATGAAAACAGAGACTCGGATGCCAGTCTAGACAAAAGTTATGACTGTTTATTCTCCCAGTCTGTAGGGGAATACATGGAACCATCACAGACGCAAGCGTCCTGCTCTCAGAAACAATGTCACAAGCCATCAAGCACACTACAACAAAACACACCCACCTCTTTTCGCCCTTCATGTGTCAATGAGGTGATTGACCTATCTATAAGCCCTCCACCGAGCTCAGGTGTGTCAGGCAAGACTTCCTTCCCCATCCCTGGAGTGTCTCCTGTTCCACATGAGGGTGAAGATACGGGTAAGTCTCCACCAAGAAGAGACAGCTCAGGATGCCAGGGAATTGAAAACCCTCCTTCCCCTCCAGAATCTCAAAGCAAGCAGGTAGAGCTCATTGTTCTCTCAGATTCTGGTGATGAAATGGATGTAGATAATGGTGACCAAAATGCTGCCACCACTACACGTGCTTTGACTCCTCCGTCTCCTTTCGAATCTTCCCCAGAACTTCCTCAGAGGACCACGAGCTATGCTTGTGAAGTCAAAGACAACAGTTTCAAAGAATCTGGATCCCAAGGCCATGCCGGTAAACAGGTAGATGCTTCCAAGCTGATGGAGACTGATATTGAAGCAAAGTCTGACCGATCAGAGCACTGTAGCCCTGGGGTTGCGAATGAAAGTGTGTTTGATGGCTCTGCCGAGGTTTCCTGGCTGATTCCAGCCACTCCGGTACCATCCACACGCTGTAGCTCTGCCCAGACCTGCATCAGCATGCGCCGAACCCAGCTCTTCCCCAAGTCatcatcctcttcttcctcttcctccgtcTCGGAGAGTTTGAAACCTGCTAGCTCTGCTTCTTCAAGCACCAGCTGCCTAAAGGAGAAACCAGCAACCTTGTCCAAATTGCACAAATCATATCGAAGTCCCTCTAAAGAACGTCAGAGCATTGATACAGATCGCTCTCCAGGTTACCAGAGAGCACCTCACCATCTAAGACTATCTCAGGTTTCTTCTACAGATGTGTCTGATGGCTCCAACATTGGCATCATCATGGGACATCCAATCCAGGGTGTCCCCAAGCCCTCCAGTAGCACTCCTCTCCATTCAGACTCTTCCTTACAACGTCAGATCCCGTTTTGCTCTCCCATGGTTGACGACTGTGAGGTTGGGCTTAGGAATTGTAGAGGTTCTTCTAGATCCTTCGGTAGGAAGGGGAAAGTTGACCTAGTGTCTCTACAACTGAGTTCTCCTGGTAAAACACCTGAGAAGCAGCAGAGTGGCCCTCTTCAGCAGGGATGCTCCAGTCCAGCCCCGAACTCTCCAAGATACATTCTTCCAGAAAGTTTGAAAGAGAGTGGGAACGATGGGATAGAACGAATGGAATTGGGAGAGAATCCAAATCAAAGTGTTGAAGAATTGGTGGATATTGCGGTACACTCCTCCTGTGACCTGGATGATACTAGAAGAGGAGTGAGAGAAGAGAATCCAAGTCAAAGTGTTGACGAAGTGGTCGATATTGCAGGAAACTCATTTTGTGTCATGGATGAGCCTCCTATAGCGTTTGATGACTCTTGGGGTTTGGATGGAGGGGTTGGAAGCCAGAAGCCCTGCTTTAGTCTACGACTTGACAGCAGCGGAGGTACAGTCAGTCCACCAGGTCTCGAGGGTAAAGGAACAACGTCAACGTCTCCTCTTGCAACTGGAGTTTGTAAAAAAACTCCTGATCCAAGTCCAGGTCCGTTTAATCACAGCCTACCTGACCCTGACATGTGGGATGAttgggaggaagaggaggtggctCCCCTTCCTCTTTCTCAGAGATTGACAGCTCCGTCTGCCAAGAGAGTTGCTGAACTGAAGACTCCAG TTGCTAGCAGAAAGAGGAATGAAGGACCACTGGTGCCCATCACTCCCATGCCAGGCTTCTCTGATATGGACACACCAGAGCTCAAAAACAGACTCAACAG GTTCGGTGTGCGTCCGCTGCCCAAGAAGCTGATGGTTCGGAAGCTGAAGGAGATCCATCAATACACCCACCAGCTGCAGAGCTCAGAGTCTGAGGAGGAGGTCTCTGGACCCCGACACCCTCCCAGTGCCTCCAACTCCCAGTCTGCTCCGCTCGCATTTAAGCAGCCTACAGCGCCCCCTGCTGTCTCTCCTGTGAAACTGCCACCAAGTGAAGACGATGAACCTTTATCAGCCTCTCAAAACTCAAATACATCCTCCACTGCAGAGTCAGAGAG GTCGAACCCAGAGCTGTGTGTGTCTGAAGACGATGACTCGGACAGTGAAGGCATCACGGCGTCTCAGGCTGTTGTGCGTGAGAAGGACAAACTCCTCGAGGTTCGTCAGTTCATCCTATCCGACCCCAAACTGTACGCCCGAGTGCTGCAGTACCAGCCTCTCTCCCTGGCAGAGCTACGGTCCGGCTTGAAAGCGGCAGGCATCAGGTTAGCTGCTGCTAAACTACTAGACTTCCTGGACTCTCAGTGCATTACCTTCAGTACGGCCAAACAAGGCCAGAATGCATCTTCCCGCAGGAAGCGACGTGTGAAAACGACAACCAGCGGTGCTGCAGCCGGAAGAGGGAGGAAAAAAGCATCTAAGCCCAGTGGAGGAATAGCATGa